Part of the Sphingopyxis sp. 113P3 genome, AGCCTGCGGGAATGATGCGCGGCCCGATGATATAGCCCCCTTCGATCGCCTGCTTGAGGCCGACGTCTTCGAAATCGGCCGATCCGACATTGCGTACAGTTGTGAAACCCGCCTCGATCGTCGTCTTGGCATTGGCGACACCAACGGCCGTCCAGAAACTGTCAGTGTAGCGCAGCCCCTGATAACCGCCGACCTCCGCAAGGGCGGTCAGGTGGACGTGCATGTCAATAAGCCCAGGAAGCAGGGTCCGCTCGCCAAGGTCGATATGCTCGACGTCCGCGCTCCAGCGCACGGTGCGCGCGTCGGCGATCTGGGTGATGCGCCCGTCAGCGCCGACAAAGATCGCTGGATGCTCGATCGTCTTCCCACTGTTGACGTCCAGCATGCGGGCGGCGGTGATCACGGAGGATCCTGAACCTCCTGCCTGCTCTGCCGCTTCCCCCTGCGGCGCGAGAGACGCCGTCGCCGCAAAGGCCATTACCCGCAGAATATTGCCGATCGTCCCACGAAAGCGCATGGTCCCCCTCCCCACTCAAACCCCGCACCCCTGATGACAAAAAGAAAGATTTCGCGACAGCGAAAAAAGCAGGCTCCGCGCAAATCGAGTGCAACATTGCGAGGGCGGCAGGGCCATGGCAATTCATCGGACACAAGGCGGCGAAGCGACTCGCTCCACAAGCCGCCGGCAAGAAAAGGAACGTCACGATGGGCGACTGGAAGCTACCTTGGGCGGGCGGTTGCCGGTGCGGCAAGCTGCGGTTCGAGATCAGCACGCCGCCCCTGCTCACCATGGCGTGCCACTGCACCGGCTGCCAGAAGATGAGCGCGAGCGCCTACTCCCTTTCCATGGCGATACCGGACAGCGGATTTCACGTGACCGAAGGCGAGCCGGTCCTTGGGGGTCTGCACGATCCCGATCTGCACCATTGGCATTGCGACCACTGCAAAAGCTGGGCTTTCACCGAGGTCGAACCCAGCCTAGGTTTCACCAACGTTCGCCCCTCGATGCTTGATGACTTCAGCTGGTTCGCGCCGTTTATCGAAAGCTATACCAGCGAGGCACTCGCCTGGGCGAAGACCGGCGCGCTGCACAGTTTCGAGGAATTTCCCGCAATGGAAGATTATGCGCCGCTGGTCGCCGAATTCGCCGAAAAGGGCGCGCGGCCTGGCCGTTGATGCAGCGGAGGCGATACGCCGCCGAGCGCAGGGCGACTCGGTAGGCGCGAGCTGCGATGTCTTTGCTTTCGCTCAGCCTGGTCGTCCTCGCCGCCCTGTTCCACGCCACATGGAACCTCCTCGCCAAGCGGGCGGCCCACGCAGGGACAGCTTTTGTCTTTGCCTATAATCTGGTTGCGACCGTCGTCTATGCGCCGTGGGTCGTCTGGATCCTGCTCACCGAGGGAATGGCGTGGAGCGGGGCGGCGGCTGGCTTTGTTTTCCTCTCCGCGCTCGTGCACCTCGCTTACAGTCTTTGCCTTCAGCGCGGCTATCAGCTTGCCGATCTGTCGGTCGTCTATCCGGTCGCGCGCGGCACTGGACCGATGCTGGCATCGGTCGGCGCTTTCCTGCTGCTGGGCGAGGATATCCGTGCGTCCGGACTGGCCGGCCTGATACTCGTTGTCGCAGGGATCGCGCTGATCGCGACGCAGGGGCGCTTCGCGGCGTTTCGTACCCCCGAGGCCCATCGCGGAGTGCGTTGGGGCATGGGGACGGGCGCGCTAATCGCAGCTTATACCGTGGTTGACGGTTGGGCGGTAAAGATGCTGGGCGTGGTGCCGGTGGTACTGGACTGGCTTTCGAACATGCTGCGCTTCCTCTTCCTCTTGCCCCTCGTCCTGCGCGATCGCCGCAACGTGATGGCGCGGATGCGCGGTCATTGGGGGCGGGCCATAGCTGTGGGACTGCTCTCGCCAGCTTCCTATATTCTCGTGCTGACGGCGCTCAAAATGGGTGCGCCCTTGCACGTCGTGGCGCCGACGCGCGAGATGTCGATGATGGCAGGCGCATTGTTCGGAATGATCTTCCTCGGCGAAGCGGTAGGACGCTGGCGCCTTGCAGGCTCCATATTGCTGATCGCCGGCGTCGTCCTGCTCAGCGCCTGACGCGCCGATCGGTCGCGGATGCGGCGAGAGCGAAGGCAGCACCAAGCATCGTTCCGCCCAGCACATCACTCGGCCAGTGGACTCCCAGCATGACTCGCGACAACGCGGTCGACAGAATGGCGGCTGCCGCGCACCATGCCGCCACTCGGCGCCATGGCCGGGGCGCGAGGAGCGCCAGAATGAGCGCGATTGCAGTGACGCTGGTGGCGTGGCCGCTCGGATAAGACCAGCTCGATACTTGGTCGAGATGGGGAATGAGGCTGGGTCGCGGCCGGTCAAAAATATTCTTGAGCACGCTCGATGCCAGATTGGCCGCGACAGCAGTGCACGCGAGCAGCAGCGCGGGTCTCCGCCCGGCCTTCCGCCAGAGGAACGCAACCAGAAACAGGACGAGCGTCCAGCGGGGAATTCCGCCTCCGAACCAGCTGATGCCCTGCATGAAGGCAATGAGCGCGGGAGGCGCGGCGTCCGCTCGGAGGAGAACGGGGGTTGCAAGGGCGACATCGGCCGCTATCAGCGCGGGACCTTGAACGAGCAAGCCCAGCAGCAGCGCCGCTCCAAGAAGCAGCGTCGAGGCGAGCCAGCGGCCCAAGGCGGAGCGTTCAGATATGGAGTGCGCGTCCGTACGCAGAAAGGACCGCCTCGTGCATTGTCTCGCTGATTGTCGGATGCGGATAGACCGTGTGCATGAAATCTTCCTCGACCAGCTCGGCCGTCTTGCCCACGGTGTAGCCCTGGATCATTTCGGTGACTTCGGCGCCGACCATATGCGCGCCGAGCAGTTCGCCGGTCTTTGCATCGAACACGGTCTTCACAAAACCCTCGACCTCGCCCAGCGCGATCGCCTTGCCGTTGCCGATAAAGGGGAAATTGCCGACCTTCACCTCATATCCCGCTTCCTTCGCCTTCGCCTCGGTCAGGCCGACGCTGGCGATCTGCGGGTGGCAATAGGTGCA contains:
- a CDS encoding GFA family protein, with the protein product MGDWKLPWAGGCRCGKLRFEISTPPLLTMACHCTGCQKMSASAYSLSMAIPDSGFHVTEGEPVLGGLHDPDLHHWHCDHCKSWAFTEVEPSLGFTNVRPSMLDDFSWFAPFIESYTSEALAWAKTGALHSFEEFPAMEDYAPLVAEFAEKGARPGR
- a CDS encoding DMT family transporter — encoded protein: MSLLSLSLVVLAALFHATWNLLAKRAAHAGTAFVFAYNLVATVVYAPWVVWILLTEGMAWSGAAAGFVFLSALVHLAYSLCLQRGYQLADLSVVYPVARGTGPMLASVGAFLLLGEDIRASGLAGLILVVAGIALIATQGRFAAFRTPEAHRGVRWGMGTGALIAAYTVVDGWAVKMLGVVPVVLDWLSNMLRFLFLLPLVLRDRRNVMARMRGHWGRAIAVGLLSPASYILVLTALKMGAPLHVVAPTREMSMMAGALFGMIFLGEAVGRWRLAGSILLIAGVVLLSA
- a CDS encoding phosphatase PAP2 family protein, which gives rise to MGRWLASTLLLGAALLLGLLVQGPALIAADVALATPVLLRADAAPPALIAFMQGISWFGGGIPRWTLVLFLVAFLWRKAGRRPALLLACTAVAANLASSVLKNIFDRPRPSLIPHLDQVSSWSYPSGHATSVTAIALILALLAPRPWRRVAAWCAAAAILSTALSRVMLGVHWPSDVLGGTMLGAAFALAASATDRRVRR